One genomic region from Halobacteriovorax vibrionivorans encodes:
- a CDS encoding phosphatase PAP2 family protein, protein MKTLKITKSLILSTLLMGQFAQADKLNDEIFFQKDIYQTVYESDCEWRYEGCVTVDENELDLRSNAKHMLDEIYSCKNTVQGCSEEEQKNIDRMEGIKGRIGNKAIYGGMSPQEFSNYLRKFDSSNNKKGYFIPLGLSDKELLMLAASTSLGLVMFGSDQETMDFVQDHKNGFTEKLVYPTNNHDKMILGGAAAGSYFLGVVIKDGKLKKAGLYVLTSQIATQIVTEAFKRGFGRQRPNADQGPYAFGTTGKSFFSGHSSGAWSFATVFAEIYKDNKVVPYLAYGVAALTSYGRLHDRKHWLSDVFAGAIAGHLITKLVIRMHEGDDSNGGLMVFPSWNRETGTFMVNFEWRPRNNTKTEFKCKKLPEGKDRIRACIYEAFLRSQ, encoded by the coding sequence ATGAAAACATTAAAAATAACAAAAAGTTTAATTCTATCGACTCTTCTCATGGGGCAATTTGCCCAAGCAGATAAGCTTAATGATGAGATTTTTTTTCAAAAAGACATATATCAAACTGTCTATGAAAGTGATTGTGAATGGCGCTATGAAGGTTGTGTCACAGTTGATGAAAATGAGTTAGATCTTCGCTCAAATGCCAAGCATATGCTTGATGAAATCTATAGTTGTAAGAATACGGTACAAGGCTGTAGTGAAGAAGAACAAAAGAATATCGACAGAATGGAAGGAATTAAGGGGCGAATTGGAAACAAGGCCATTTATGGTGGAATGTCGCCACAAGAGTTCTCTAATTACCTTCGTAAATTTGATTCATCTAATAATAAGAAAGGATATTTCATCCCACTAGGTTTAAGTGATAAAGAGCTTCTAATGCTAGCAGCTTCCACTTCACTTGGACTTGTTATGTTTGGCTCTGACCAAGAAACAATGGACTTTGTCCAAGATCATAAGAATGGCTTTACTGAAAAACTCGTCTACCCAACAAATAATCACGACAAAATGATCCTTGGAGGAGCAGCCGCCGGATCATACTTTTTAGGTGTTGTTATAAAAGATGGAAAACTTAAAAAGGCAGGACTCTACGTTTTAACGAGTCAAATTGCTACTCAGATTGTAACGGAAGCATTCAAGAGAGGCTTTGGGCGCCAAAGACCAAATGCTGACCAGGGGCCATATGCTTTTGGAACAACTGGAAAGTCATTCTTTTCAGGTCATTCTTCAGGAGCTTGGTCATTTGCAACAGTTTTTGCAGAAATTTATAAAGATAATAAAGTCGTTCCATATTTAGCTTACGGTGTGGCCGCTCTAACTTCTTATGGCCGCCTACACGATAGAAAACACTGGCTATCAGATGTATTTGCAGGAGCGATTGCTGGACATCTAATAACAAAGCTTGTTATTAGAATGCACGAAGGCGATGATTCAAATGGTGGACTAATGGTCTTTCCTTCTTGGAATCGTGAAACAGGAACTTTCATGGTCAACTTTGAATGGAGACCTAGAAATAATACAAAAACTGAATTCAAATGTAAGAAATTACCTGAGGGAAAAGATAGAATTCGTGCTTGTATTTATGAAGCATTTTTAAGATCGCAATAA
- a CDS encoding GNAT family N-acetyltransferase, producing the protein MKEIDIQILNSQDFNKYYYKYKNDVFEDDHSYVLWDILSETELSNVKRLQENLGEPFKLCLAAFDKEGNFLGWSWGYQESSTTFYMCNSAVLPQYRRQGIYGAILDKCLAILEAEGFQMVYSRHCATNNSVIIPKLKAGFLISKMELDDKFGVLIHLHHYFNEKRKKVMDYRAGQIRPDADIKKLFKI; encoded by the coding sequence ATGAAAGAAATAGATATTCAAATCTTAAATTCGCAAGACTTTAATAAATACTATTATAAGTATAAGAACGATGTTTTTGAAGATGATCATAGTTATGTACTATGGGATATTCTTTCAGAAACAGAACTTTCAAATGTAAAAAGACTCCAAGAAAATTTAGGAGAACCTTTTAAGTTATGTTTGGCCGCCTTTGATAAAGAGGGGAACTTCCTTGGCTGGAGTTGGGGATATCAAGAAAGTAGTACAACATTTTATATGTGTAATTCAGCAGTACTTCCACAATATCGAAGACAAGGTATTTATGGGGCCATTTTAGACAAGTGTCTGGCCATTCTAGAAGCGGAAGGATTTCAAATGGTCTATTCTCGCCACTGTGCTACGAATAATTCTGTTATTATACCTAAACTTAAAGCTGGCTTTTTAATTTCAAAAATGGAGCTAGATGATAAGTTTGGTGTCTTGATACATTTACACCACTATTTTAATGAGAAGAGAAAAAAGGTCATGGATTATCGCGCCGGACAGATTAGGCCCGACGCAGATATTAAGAAGTTATTTAAAATTTAG
- a CDS encoding sensor histidine kinase: MFSPQSQIKDSLFYQSTNIAISPNLIGNLVGGSAALCVFYVSFVIWREISKRNLEEYLLRIGVIFNILVVLNDTFISLEVSGSLIPIYYFANAFEALRFNLHFLKKAHSKMYNLESEVVHLSKVAQFGYAAASIAHDIKNHVFVMKVKVDKLIKGRYSTTDKVYEDLKKYNEGILEITDLYMNIFKNNISSQKEELDFNEILKDVRGLILPKFENTNVRFLEETKNFKIFCNKAEMVICLVNLIKNSLEEVKEKKDNPWVLLKSDIEKNKILVVDSGDGIDQKQAEQIFKFGYTGKKSGGHGVGLAITNELLQRSGFSLKLEKGCKNTTFSINC; the protein is encoded by the coding sequence ATGTTTTCACCCCAGTCACAAATAAAAGATAGCCTCTTTTATCAATCGACGAATATCGCAATCTCACCAAATTTGATAGGAAACCTAGTCGGAGGCAGTGCAGCTCTTTGCGTCTTTTATGTTAGCTTTGTTATCTGGAGAGAAATTTCGAAACGAAATCTTGAGGAATACTTACTGAGAATAGGTGTTATATTTAATATTCTCGTTGTATTGAATGATACTTTTATAAGCTTAGAAGTTTCAGGAAGCTTGATTCCTATTTATTATTTTGCTAATGCCTTTGAGGCTCTACGGTTTAATTTACACTTTCTTAAAAAGGCCCATAGTAAGATGTACAACCTCGAGTCAGAAGTAGTTCACTTATCTAAAGTCGCTCAGTTTGGATATGCAGCGGCTAGTATTGCACATGATATCAAGAATCATGTTTTCGTAATGAAAGTTAAAGTTGATAAACTAATAAAAGGACGATATTCGACAACTGATAAGGTTTATGAAGATTTAAAAAAGTATAATGAGGGTATATTAGAAATCACCGATCTATATATGAATATTTTTAAGAATAATATTAGTTCTCAAAAAGAAGAATTAGACTTTAATGAGATTTTAAAAGATGTTAGGGGACTAATCTTACCAAAGTTTGAAAATACTAATGTTCGATTTTTAGAAGAAACTAAAAATTTTAAAATATTTTGTAATAAAGCAGAAATGGTAATTTGCCTCGTTAATCTTATAAAAAACTCTTTAGAAGAGGTTAAAGAAAAGAAGGACAATCCTTGGGTTTTGCTTAAAAGTGATATTGAAAAAAATAAGATACTTGTAGTAGATAGTGGCGATGGGATCGATCAAAAACAAGCAGAACAAATCTTCAAGTTTGGCTATACAGGAAAGAAATCTGGAGGTCATGGAGTAGGGCTGGCCATAACAAATGAATTGTTGCAGCGCTCCGGCTTTTCTTTAAAACTTGAGAAAGGTTGTAAAAATACGACGTTCTCTATCAATTGTTGA